A genomic stretch from Methylocystis sp. MJC1 includes:
- a CDS encoding Fur family transcriptional regulator — protein MRQAGGNARRILNTLQAAERPLSAYDIIEAIRPQVVAAPTTVYRALNKLVSEGKAHRVESLNAFVACRHPGCHGQEQDHAAAVCFAICDNCGGIEEVVIPVIVESLATDLSALSFSLRALSIEARGLCAGCRHENPTA, from the coding sequence ATGCGACAGGCAGGTGGCAATGCGAGAAGAATTCTGAACACGCTGCAAGCGGCGGAGCGACCGCTTAGCGCCTACGATATCATCGAAGCGATTCGACCCCAGGTCGTCGCGGCTCCGACCACTGTCTATAGAGCACTCAACAAGCTCGTGTCGGAGGGCAAAGCGCATCGTGTCGAATCCCTCAACGCCTTCGTCGCGTGCCGCCATCCCGGATGCCATGGGCAGGAGCAGGACCATGCGGCGGCGGTTTGCTTCGCCATTTGCGACAACTGCGGCGGGATCGAAGAAGTCGTTATCCCGGTGATCGTGGAAAGCTTGGCGACCGATCTTTCTGCCCTGTCCTTCTCTCTCCGTGCGCTCAGTATCGAAGCGCGAGGTCTCTGCGCCGGATGTCGGCATGAGAACCCGACGGCGTGA